The following is a genomic window from Calderihabitans maritimus.
CCGGAAAACAGAGGAGACCGACATTACGGTCAATATCAATTTGGATGGTCGCGGACTTTTTGAGGGGCAGACGGGGATAGGGTTTATGGATCACATGCTTCACCTATGGACCAAACATGCCTTGTTCGATCTGGCTCTGGAGGCGACGGGCGACCTTCAGGTTGACGATCATCATACGGTTGAAGACCTCGGGATTTGTTTGGGAGAGGCAGTCAGGAACGCTTTGGGCGATAAAAAAGGAGTAAATCGTTACGGGCATGCGGTTGTCCCCATGGACGAAGCTCTGGTTGAGGTGGTTTTGGACCTGAGCGGGCGGCCATATTTAGCTTATGAAGTTTCCGTCCCTTCTACAGTGGTAGGACAGTTTGCCACCGAACTGGTGGAGGAATTTTTACGGGCTTTTGTTAACCACAGTTTCATTACTTTACATGTACGCATGTTGAGAGGGAAGAACAGCCACCACATTATTGAGGCTGTCTTTAAAGCTTTCGGTCGGGCGTTGCGCCAGGCGGTAGCCCGAGATCCCCGGATTGAAGGGATTATGTCCACTAAGGGTATTTTGTAATCTGCCGAGGGGGAGTGCAGATGATTGCCATTGTAGATTATGGGGTAGGCAACCTGAGAAGCGTACAGAAGGGCTTTGAGAAAGCAGGGTACAGGGCAGTAATTACCGATGACCCTTCGCAAATACGCGGAGCCCGAGCGGTGGTTTTGCCGGGAGTAGGTGCTTTTGCTGATGCTATGGCTAACCTGCGCCGAAGTGGGCTTCTGGAGGTGGTCAAGGAAGCTGCGCAGGACAAGCCTTTTTTAGGAATATGTTTGGGTCTACAACTGATGTTTGAGGCGAGCGAGGAAGGGGGCTGGCATGAGGGCCTGGGTATTTTTCCCGGCAAAGTGGTCCGTCTTCCCGCAGGGGTGAAGGTGCCTCATATGGGCTGGAATCAAATTCATATTAAAAAACCAAGTCCTATATTGAAAGGTATTCCTGACGGTTCTTATTTTTATTTCGTCCATTCTTATTATGTATTCCCTACTACCAGCGATTACGTTGTTACTACCACTGATTACGGCCTGGAATTTACATCAGTGGTCGGTAGGGGTAATGTTTTTGGTATCCAGTTTCACCCGGAAAAAAGCAGCCAGTTAGGCTTAAAAATATTAAAGAACTTTGGGGAGTTGATGGAAGAGTGCTAGTCATACCGGCTATCGACGTACGGGAAGGGAAATGTGTCCGGTTAGTGCAGGGAAAGCTTGACGAGGAAACGGTCTATTCCGATCACCCGGTGGCGGTTGCCCATTCCTGGCAAGACCTGGGCGCCAAATGGCTGCATGTTGTGGACCTGGACGGGGCCTTTGCCGGACGGCCCAAGAACCTGGAGGTAGTACGGGAAATTATCGACACCGTCAAAATACCGGTTCAATTCGGGGGCGGGGTCCGGAAGCTGGACACGATTGAGGAATTGCTTTCCATAGGAGTGGCGCGGGTAATTCTTGGTACCATAGCCATTATTGAGCCTGCGCTGGTAGAGTATGCCTGCAAACGGTGGGGCGACCGGATAGTGGTGGGTATTGACAGCAAGGACGGGCTGGTGGCGATAGAAGGCTGGGAAGCTACGGTAGAGAAACAAGCCCTGGATCTGGCCCTGGAAATGAAAGATAGAGGAGTGGAGCGTATAGTCTTCACCGATACCCGTCGGGACGGGACCCTACGAGGACCTAATATAGAGAGCACCCGGAAAATGGCCAAGGGTTCTGGTCTCAAGGTAATTGCCTCCGGAGGCGTTTCTTCTCTGGAGGATATCAAGAGGTTAAAAGAACTGGAACCGGAGGGAGTGGAAGGAGTAATTTTAGGTAAGGCCCTCTATTCCGGTAAGGTAAGCCTGGAGGAAGCAATTGCAGTGGCAGAAATGGAGGAGAATTAAAGTGTTGGCCAAGAGAATAATTCCCTGTCTCGACGTAACGGAAGGCCGGGTAGTTAAGGGAACCAACTTTATTAATTTGCGGGATGCAGGAGATCCGGTAGAGTTGGCTGCTTTTTATGACCGGGCCGGCGCGGATGAACTGGTATTTCTCGATATTACTGCTTCGGCAGAGGGACGGGATATCATGCGGGAGGTAGTACGGCGGACGGCAGAGGAAGTTTTTATCCCGTTTACCGTAGGCGGCGGACTACGCTCCCTGGAGGATATCCGTTCTATGCTTTCCGCTGGGGCGGATAAGATCTCTTTGAATACGGCAGCGGTTAAAAATCCGGCCCTGGTAGAGGAAGCAGCATGGAAGTTCGGCAGCCAGTGTATAGTGGTGGCCGTAGACGCCCGTTCCTGTGGCGACGGTCGCTGGGAGGTATATATTCACGGCGGGAGAACCCCTACCGGGATCGATGTGCTGGAATGGGTCCGCAGAGTGGAAAAATTGGGAGCGGGAGAAATACTTTTGACCAGTATGGACCGGGACGGTACCAAGGATGGTTATGACCTGGAACTCACCCGGGCGGTGAGCGAGGCAGTCAACATACCGGTTATTGCTTCCGGGGGAGCGGGCAACCTGGAACACCTGCTGGAAGGCCTTACAAAGGGCAAAGCTGATGCCGTTCTGGCTGCCTCCATTTTCCATTATCGAGAGTATACCATTGCTGAAGCTAAAAAGTTTCTGGCCGATAACGGGGTGGTGGTAAGGCCATGCGATTAGAAAAAGTAACCGCGGAAATTTTGGACCGGATTAAGTTTGATGACCGCGGTCTGGTACCGGCGATTATTCAGGACGCGGAAACCTCGACCGTGCTGATGATGGCCTACATGAACCGGGAAGCCCTGGAAAAGTCTTTAACTACCGGGCAGACCTGGTTTTACAGCCGCAGCCGCCGCCAGTTATGGCATAAAGGGGAAACTTCAGGGCATTACCAGCACATCCAGGAAGTTTATTACGACTGCGATGCGGATACTCTTTTGTTCCGCGTTAAGCAGGAAGGGGTTGCCTGTCATGAAGGTTATTATTCTTGCTTTCACCACCGGGTGAAGGAGACCGGTGAAGTTGAAACCGTAGACAGTTCCACCGGGCTGGCAACGATTTTAGACCAGCTGTACGACCTCATTCAGGAACGGAAGGATAAAAGACCGGAAGGTTCTTATACCAGTTATCTTTTTAACCAGGGGCAGGATAAGATTCTCAAGAAACTGGGCGAAGAAGCGGCAGAAGTGATTATTGCTTCCAAAAACGACAAAAGAGAAGAAGTGATTTACGAAGTAGCGGACCTGCTCTACCACCTCTTGGTTCTGCTGGCTTATCATGATATTAGTCCGGATGAGGTCCGGGAGGAACTGAGAGAACGCAGGAAATAGCAATCAAGAGTAGAAAATTAGATAAGGGGAGGTTTTTTATGGAAACTAAAGATTATTTACAACGGATCTTTAACGAATTATCAGAAATACGGGCAGAGATAGGCAAACTATATTCAGACCAAGAGAGTATGAAGGAGGATATAACAGGAATTAAATCAGAAACGGCGAAAATAGCCGGGATAAAATCGGAGATGGCAGAGATGAAGTCGGAGATAGCTGGGATAAAGACAGAGACGACGGCGATGAAATCGGAGATCACAGAGATGAAGTCGGAGATAGCTGGGATAAAAACAGAGACAGCGGCGATGAAATCAGAGATGGCGGAGATGAAATCGGAGATAGCGGGGATAAAAACAGAGACGGCAGAAATGAAGTCGGAGATTAAAGAGATAAAAACTGAGGTTAAAGAACTTAAAGAAAAAACGGATTCCATCTACGAGCAGACGGCGGCACTGATGGAATTCAAGACGGAAGCCATGGCTATGCTCAAAGAGCTCAGGGAAAATCAAAAATCTACTTTTGAAATTTTGGGTGAACACGAAGTCCAAATCAGGACCCTGCGCCGACGCCCGGTTTAATATATAAAGGTGATCTGGATGACTGCTACCGCGATAGGTAGTAGTTTTTGTTTTTTTACAAATCGAGGATAAGGTGTTCTTTTCTTGTTTCGGTACGGGAAAGTAGTTATGATATAATTTTGAGAGATGAACAAGGGGGCCGGTTAAGAATGAATCTACTTACCAAGCTTAATTCCAAACAGCGGCAGGCAGTCACCAGTACCGAAGGGCCCGTGCTGGTCCTGGCCGGGGCCGGCAGCGGCAAGACTCGAGTGCTCACTTACCGGGTTGCTTATTTGTTGCAGGAAAAGGGAATTGCTCCGGAAAATATTTTGGCCATTACCTTCACCAATAAAGCTGCTGACGAGATGAAGGAGCGGCTGGCCGATCTGGTTGGCCTGAGAAGCGACAGTCTGTGGGTCAGCACCTTTCATTCCGCCTGTGTGCGCATTCTGCGCAGGGAGATTTCCCGCCTGGGGTACAACCGGAATTTTGTAATTTATGATACAGCCGATCAACATACTCTATTAAAAAACTGCCTCCGGGAGTTAAATCTGGATGATAAGAAATTTCCCGTTAAATCTCTGGCTTCAGTCATAAGTCAGGCCAAGAACAATCTCTGGTCACCTCAGAGATATGAACAAATGGCGGGCAGTTTTTACGAAAGGGTGGCCGCTGACGTTTACCGGCTGTATCAGGAAAAACTGCGGGAGAATAATGCCCTGGATTTTGACGATCTCATCATGCAGACCGTATTTCTCCTGGCCCAATACCCGGAAGTGCTTCAGTATTACCAGAAACTGTTCCGTTATATTATGATCGACGAGTACCAGGATACCAATCATGCCCAGTATATACTGGCCAAGCTTCTGGCCGGTGGTTATCGCAACATTTGTGCGGTGGGAGACCCTGACCAGTCTATTTACGGCTGGCGGGGCGCCGACATCCAGAATATCCTGAACTTTGAAAAGGACTATTCCGATGCGTTGATTATCAAACTGGAGCAGAACTATCGTTCTACCAAAACGATCTTACAGGCGGCCAACGAGGTGATTCGCTACAACCAGAGTCGGAAGGAAAAGAACCTCTGGACGGAAAATGAGGAGGGGTTGCCTCTTGTCGTTTATCCAGCCGATGATGAATGGGGCGAGGCTTGGTACGTGGCCCAGGAAATTTACCGCCTGAAACAGCAGGAAGGAATACCTTACGGTCATTGCGCGGTTCTTTACCGGGTGCAC
Proteins encoded in this region:
- the hisB gene encoding imidazoleglycerol-phosphate dehydratase HisB; the protein is MNRERKVQFSRKTEETDITVNINLDGRGLFEGQTGIGFMDHMLHLWTKHALFDLALEATGDLQVDDHHTVEDLGICLGEAVRNALGDKKGVNRYGHAVVPMDEALVEVVLDLSGRPYLAYEVSVPSTVVGQFATELVEEFLRAFVNHSFITLHVRMLRGKNSHHIIEAVFKAFGRALRQAVARDPRIEGIMSTKGIL
- the hisIE gene encoding bifunctional phosphoribosyl-AMP cyclohydrolase/phosphoribosyl-ATP diphosphatase HisIE, whose protein sequence is MRLEKVTAEILDRIKFDDRGLVPAIIQDAETSTVLMMAYMNREALEKSLTTGQTWFYSRSRRQLWHKGETSGHYQHIQEVYYDCDADTLLFRVKQEGVACHEGYYSCFHHRVKETGEVETVDSSTGLATILDQLYDLIQERKDKRPEGSYTSYLFNQGQDKILKKLGEEAAEVIIASKNDKREEVIYEVADLLYHLLVLLAYHDISPDEVREELRERRK
- the hisA gene encoding 1-(5-phosphoribosyl)-5-[(5-phosphoribosylamino)methylideneamino]imidazole-4-carboxamide isomerase, yielding MLVIPAIDVREGKCVRLVQGKLDEETVYSDHPVAVAHSWQDLGAKWLHVVDLDGAFAGRPKNLEVVREIIDTVKIPVQFGGGVRKLDTIEELLSIGVARVILGTIAIIEPALVEYACKRWGDRIVVGIDSKDGLVAIEGWEATVEKQALDLALEMKDRGVERIVFTDTRRDGTLRGPNIESTRKMAKGSGLKVIASGGVSSLEDIKRLKELEPEGVEGVILGKALYSGKVSLEEAIAVAEMEEN
- the hisH gene encoding imidazole glycerol phosphate synthase subunit HisH, which encodes MIAIVDYGVGNLRSVQKGFEKAGYRAVITDDPSQIRGARAVVLPGVGAFADAMANLRRSGLLEVVKEAAQDKPFLGICLGLQLMFEASEEGGWHEGLGIFPGKVVRLPAGVKVPHMGWNQIHIKKPSPILKGIPDGSYFYFVHSYYVFPTTSDYVVTTTDYGLEFTSVVGRGNVFGIQFHPEKSSQLGLKILKNFGELMEEC
- the hisF gene encoding imidazole glycerol phosphate synthase subunit HisF, which encodes MLAKRIIPCLDVTEGRVVKGTNFINLRDAGDPVELAAFYDRAGADELVFLDITASAEGRDIMREVVRRTAEEVFIPFTVGGGLRSLEDIRSMLSAGADKISLNTAAVKNPALVEEAAWKFGSQCIVVAVDARSCGDGRWEVYIHGGRTPTGIDVLEWVRRVEKLGAGEILLTSMDRDGTKDGYDLELTRAVSEAVNIPVIASGGAGNLEHLLEGLTKGKADAVLAASIFHYREYTIAEAKKFLADNGVVVRPCD
- the pcrA gene encoding DNA helicase PcrA codes for the protein MNLLTKLNSKQRQAVTSTEGPVLVLAGAGSGKTRVLTYRVAYLLQEKGIAPENILAITFTNKAADEMKERLADLVGLRSDSLWVSTFHSACVRILRREISRLGYNRNFVIYDTADQHTLLKNCLRELNLDDKKFPVKSLASVISQAKNNLWSPQRYEQMAGSFYERVAADVYRLYQEKLRENNALDFDDLIMQTVFLLAQYPEVLQYYQKLFRYIMIDEYQDTNHAQYILAKLLAGGYRNICAVGDPDQSIYGWRGADIQNILNFEKDYSDALIIKLEQNYRSTKTILQAANEVIRYNQSRKEKNLWTENEEGLPLVVYPADDEWGEAWYVAQEIYRLKQQEGIPYGHCAVLYRVHAQSRALEEALVKAGIPYQIMGGLKFYERKEIKDILAYLRVIQNPDDSVSLYRIINVPRRGIGEVTWVRLAAFAGEKGISIYEALRRAEEIEGLSSRVLKPIVQFVEMMDSFIELKDKIGVTELTRQILDKTGIVAELEREKTTEAETRLENLREFLSVTEKYERSSEEATLEGFLAEVSLVSEIDNYEEEEEVVVLMTLHTAKGLEFPVVFLVGMEEGVFPHSRALLEPGELEEERRLCYVGMTRAQKRLYLTHARRRTLYGNLVSNPPSRFLEEIPEELITSPGGQEKEEETDKKTAFSPGDKVYHSHWGEGVVVAVKGDGSDTRLKVAFPDRGIKELLVEYAPLRKIH